The bacterium region CAGCATGAAGCGGCGGAAGAGGACCATGTCGTACTTGTCCTCGATGACGCCGATCGAGCGCATCTCGTAGGGCACGACCGGCACCAGGTGCAGCCGCAGGGGCGCGGGCGCGTAGCGGGCCAGCAGGCCCACGAGCTGCTTGATCTTGGCCACGTCGGCCTCGTCGACGTTGCGGCCCGAGTAGAAATGAACGAACTCGGGGCGGCTGCCGCGGCGCATCATCAGCCAGGCGGCCACCGGCGAGTCGATGCCCCCGGACAGCAGCACCAGCGTGCGCCCGCTCGAGGCGAAGGGCAGGCCGCCGTAGGCGGGCAGCTTGGCGGCGAAGACGAGCACGTTCTCCTTCAGCACCAGCACGTTCACCGTCAGGTCGGGATGGCTCATGCGCCCGGGCAGGTCGATCGCGGCCCCCACGGCGTATCCCACGAGGCTGCTGATGCGGGGCGAGCCGAGGGCGAAGGTGCGATCGCTGCGGCGGGTCTCGACCTTGAAGTTGCGGGCTTCGCCCCGGTGCTCGAGGGCCAGGGCCGCCGCCACTTCGGCCACCCGGGTCAGGCGCGGCTCGACCCCGGCGGCGAGATCGGCGGCCAGCTCGGGATCGACCTCGCCGCGGGGCACGGCCACCACCGGCGAGATCCACTGCAGCCCGAACACGCGCTTGAGGATGGCGGCCACCGCCTCGGCCCGGGCCGGATCGTCCAGGTGCACCAGCAGCCGGCTCTCCACGTGCTCGATGCGCGCCACCGGCTCGTCCGCGAGCATGCGCTGCATGTTGTTGATGAGCTTGCGCAGGAAGAGGCTGCGGTTGCGCCCCTTCAGGGCGATCTCGGCGTAGGTGCAGGCGATGATGGGGGTGGCCAGGGCCATAGGGCGCAACTCCGGGCACGGATCCCGTTCCGGCCCTTGATTCGGGCCGCGACCGGAGTATCCTGCAGCGATGAGGACAACGGCGGCGCCCGTCGCGCCGCCTGCACAGAATCTATCAGGACGGGACCGGGGCGCAAGCGGCAAGCGCCGCCCCGGGCGCCGCCGCGGGAGAGGACCCATGCTGCAGAAACAGGGCATCACGCTGGACACGTCACGCGCCGAGACCTTCCTCGCCGAGGGGGCCGTCGACGGCCTCGCCGCCGAGGTCGCGCGGGTGGCGGCCGAACTCGAGTCGGGCCGCGGGCCGGGCAGCGACTATCTCGGCTGGGTCGACCTGCCGGGCCGCATCGCGGCCGCCGACCTGGCCGCCTTCCGGGCCAGCGGCGAGAAGGCCCGCGACAGCGAGGTGTACGTGGTCGTGGGCATCGGCGGCTCGTACCTGGGCGCCCGCGCCGTGCTCGAGGCCCTTGGCGGCCGGGCCGCCGGTGCGCCGGAGATCGTCTTCGCCGGCACCGGCCTCTGCTCGGCCACCCTGCGCCGCGCCCTCGACCGCGTGCGCGACCGCGACTTCCGCGTGTGCGTCATCTCCAAGTCGGGCACCACCCTCGAGCCGGCGGTGGCCTTCCGCATCTTCCGCGCCGAGCTCGAGCACCGCTACGGAAGGACCGGCGCCGCGACCCGCATCACCGCCGTCACCGACCGCGCCCGCGGCGCCCTGCGCGGTCTCGCCGACGAGCAGGGCTACGAGACCTTCGTCATTCCCGACGACGTGGGCGGACGTTTCTCGGTGCTGACCCCGGTGGGCCTGGTGCCCCTGGCGGCGGCCGGCCTCGACATCGACGCGCTCGTGGCCGGCGCCGCGGCCATGTCCGCCGACTGCACCGGCGGCGGGCTGCGCGAGAATCCCGCCCACCTCTACGCCGCCGTCCGGCATCTGCTCTACGGCACCGGCTTCACCACCGAAGTGCTGAGCACCTTCCACGGCGACCTGCAGATGGTGCAGGAGTGGTGGAAGCAGCTCTTCGGCGAGAGCGAGGGCAAGGGGGGGCAGGGCATCTTCCCGGCCTCGACCGTCTTCACCACCGACCTGCACAGCCTCGGCCAGTACGTCCAGGATGGCCGCCGCGATCTGCAGGAGACCTTCCTCTGCGTGCGCCACGCCGTCGGCGATGTCTCCGTGCCCCACGATGCCGCCGACCTCGACGGCCTGAACGACCTGGCCGGACGCCCTCTCGACGAGATCAACTGGCACGCCTACGAAGGCACCCGCCAGGCCCATCTCGAGGGCGGCGTGCCCTGCACCAGTCTCGAACTCGACCGCCTCACGCCTCATGGCGTGGGGGCGCTGCTGTACATGTTCGAGAAGGCGGTCGGGGTGAGCGGACGACTCCTCGGGGTGAATCCGTTCGACCAGCCGGGTGTCGAAACCTACAAGAAGGAGATGTTCCGGCGCCTTGGCCGGGCCTGATCCCGCGCCCGTTCCGGGCCGCCCGGCCGCCCGGACCCTGGGGAAAAACCTAGTGATTTGTTAAGGTTTTCCTTAACTTCCGCAATCCCCAGCCGATTGATGGGAAAGCGTTTTCATTTACGGCCGGCCGGAGCGACCTCCGGTTGGCGCGGCAAGGAAGGCTTTTCCATGTTCTCTCGCTTGGGAATCGGTCCCCGCATCATGTCCGGCTTCATGACCATCGTGGCCCTCGCCATGGTGGTCGGCGGCGTCGGCTACCTCGGCATCCACACCGTTTCGCACAGTCTGTTCGTCGTGGCCGAGGAAGAGGCCCCGCTCGTCGACACCGCCATGGAAATGATGCTCAACATGATGGCGGCCGCCACCGCCATGGACGAGTACCAGCTCGCGACCGCCGCCGTCGCCACCACCGACGCCGACGCGCTCGCTTCGATCCGCGCGGAGTACGAAGCGCGCATCGCCGAGTTCGACGAGCTGGCCGAGGCCATCGTCGACGGCGCCGTGCGCGCGGACGGCACCCGCGTCATCGCCACCGACAACGCCGAGCTGGTGCGCCTGGTCGCCGAGACCGACGAGATCCACAACGGCCGCTTCCAGCCCGCGGCCCAGGCCCTGATGTCCACCGGCAGCGGCCTGTTGGCCAGTTCGGCCCGCCGCGACCAGGCGATGCTCGAACTGGAAGGCGTCGTCGACGAGGTGACGACCGACGCCCGCAACGTGGGGGCGGAGATCGCGCGCGAACTGGCGGCCCGCGCCGACGACGCGGCCATCGGCGACGAGGCCCTGGCGATCATCCGCGAGGAAGTGCCCCTGGCCGCCGCCGCCAATGCGCTCATCGTGGCCATGACCGAATCGCGCGTCGTGCTCGAGGAGTACGTCCAGATGACCGATCCGGCCGAGACGGCCCCGCTGCGCCGCGAGTTCGCGACCCTCGTGGGCGGGTTCGACGAGGCCGTGACGGCGATCCTCGCCGGCGGCGAACTGCGGGGGCGCACGGTCATCGCCACCGACAATCCCGCGGTCCGTCAGGCGGTCGAGGAGCTGGACGCCGACCACGCCGAGTTCCAACGCTACGCCGCGACCCTCATGGACCGCCACGACGAACTCGTCACCGGTGTCGCCGCCATGGCCAATGAGATGGAAGGCCTGGAGGCTGCGGCCGAGGCGACCATCGCCGCCCTGGCCCGGGTCGAAGCGGCCGCGTCCGGCGAGATGGACGCCGCCCGGGTTGCCGGCGATCGCGCGGCCAACCAGTCCCGCCGCTCCATGATCATCGCCCTGGCCGCCGCCCTCGCGGCCGGCGTGCTCATCGGCGCCTTCGTCACGCGCATGATCTCCCGTCCCCTGAACCGCGCCATCGTCGACCTCGGCAACGGTGCCGACCAGGTCACCGCCGCCTCCGGCCAGGTGGCCACCGCGAGCCAGGAGATGGCGCGGGGGGCGAGCTCCCAGGCCGGCAATCTCGAGGAGGCCTCGGCCGCCCTCGAAGAGATGGCGAGCATGACCCGCCGCAACTCCGAGGACACGCGCCGCTCCAGCGAGCTGGCGGCGACCGTGCTCAGCCAGGTGCAGGGCGGCAGCGAGGCCATGGCCCGCATGAGCGGCACCATCGACCAGATCAAGACGTCGTCCGACGACACGGCGCGCATCATCAAGACCATCGACGAGATCGCGTTCCAGACCAACCTGCTGGCGCTGAACGCGGCGGTCGAGGCGGCCCGCGCCGGCGACGCGGGCAAGGGCTTCGCTGTCGTGGCCGAGGAGGTGCGCAACCTGGCCCAGCGCAGTGCCGTGGCGGCCAAGGACACCTCGGCCCTCATCGAAGGCGCCCAGCGCCACGCCGCCGACGGCGTGCGCGAGTGCGAGAGCGTGGCCACCATCCTCGGCGAGGTGGTGACCGGCGTGACCGAGTTCGAAGCGATCATGGGCCAGGTCGCCGCAGCGGGCGCCCAGCAGAGCCAGGGCGTCGACGAGATCGCGGCAAGCATCGCCCAGATCGACGCCGTGACCCAGGGCGCGGCGGCCAGCAGCGAGGAAACCGCCTCGGCGAGCGAGGAGCTGTCGGCCCAGGCCAACGACTTCCGCGGCCTGGTGGCCGGGCTCGAGCGCGTCATCCGCGGCGCCGGGAAGGAGGCCCCGGCCGCCGGTCGAGCGGCACTCGTCGCCAACGGGTCCAGGGCGCAGTCCGCACCTCCGCCACCCCTCTACCGGCCGGCGGGGGCGCCGAATCCGACGGTGACCCCCCTGGATGAGATCGATACGGTGGACTATCTGCAGGATGAGGATCTGATCGAGGTCTGAAGCCGTTGGTCCGCCCGGAGATATGCCCTCCCCGCAATCCGGGGAGGGTTGTCGTTGCGCCGTGCCGCCGAGATTGTGTACGCTCCGGCTCAAGTGCCCGAATAGCCGTGGATTGCCCGATTCCGACCGGGATTCGCGATCTCAGACGCAAGTGCCCCCGGGGGAAGTGCTTGCCCGGATCCGTACACAATTTCGATGGCACAAGCGTTTCCTTTGCGACAATCTCAGTCGGGTTATATTTTTGACAGGTCGAGCAGACCCCGCCGGCCGACCCGCCGGCACCCTGGTCCGAACCGAGGAGACTTCCGTGAAGAAGACAGCCCTGACTCTCGTCATCGCCCTGGCCGGGCTCCTGATCCTCGCCGGCTGCGGCGAGAAGGCCACCACCACGACCCACGCCGACAGCCCGGCGGCGAGCGCGAACACCGGTCAGGCCGCCGCCGCCCCCGCCGCCAACGACGGCATGTGGCACGGCACCATCGCCGAGACCATGGACTCGGGCGGCTACACCTATGTGCTGCTCGACGAGGGCGGCAAGCAGAAGTGGATCGCCGGTCCCGTGACCAAGGTCGCCGTCGGCGACAAGGTCACCATTCCCCAGGGCATGATGATGGCCAACTTCCCCAGCAAGACCCTCGACCGCACCTTCGAGGAGATCTGGTTCGTGGGCGCGATCTACACCGAGGGCAGCGTCCCCGGCGGCATGCCGGCCATGGGCCAGATGCCCCAGGACGACACCCACGCCGGCATGGGCGGCATGGGTGGCATGGGCAGCGGCGGCGGCGCCAACAGCAACACCATCGTCGACGACGCCCACGTCGAAGGCGTGGCGAAAGCCGCCGGTGGCTACACCGTGCAGGAGATCTTCGCCCAGAAGGCTGCCCTGGCCGGCAAGCCGGTCAAGGTCCGCGGCCGCGTCGTCAAGTTCTCCGGCAACATCATGGGCACGAACTGGGTGCACATCCAGGACGGCAGCGAAGGCGACCTGACGGTCACCACCGACGCCGTGGTCGCCACGGGCGACGTGGTCCTGGTCGCGGGCAACCTGACGGTGAACAAGGATTTCGGAGCCGGATACCGCTACGATGCGATCATCGAGAAGGCTTCGGTGACGAAGGAATAGTCGCGGGGATCCCCCTCTCCACACGAAGAACCCGGAGCCCAGATGCTCCGGGTTCTTCGTATGTGGAGGGCAATCGGATGCAGGGGCGGCGAGTGGGGCGACGGGACGGAGTCGCCAGGACACGTGAGGGACTCTGCCGACGGTGAGGAGGTGAGATCGCCGTGCCCGTGTGGTAGAATCGCAGGTGCGCCACGACGGCAGACGATCAGGGAGACTCCGGTTGAATTCCGAGATCACCAGCTACAACGAGAACCTGGAACCGAACCAGCGGGACATCTGCGGTCTCCTGGCGGAGACCATCGGCAGGAACCTTCCCGGCGCGGAATCCCGGGTCTGGCACGGACACCCGGTCTGGTTCCTGGACGGCAACCCCATCGTCGGCTACAGCAGGCAGAAGCCCGGCATTCGGCTGATGTTCTGGAGTGGCGCGGACTTCGATGAACCCGGGCTGGATGTTCCGGGAGCGAAGTTCAGGGACGCTTCGTGTTTCTTCAACGAGTTGTCGGAGATCAGGAAGTCGGATCTGAAACGATGGCTGAAGAAGTCGCGTGAGATCCAGTGGGACTACAAGAACATCGTCAAGCGCCAAGGAAAGCTGGAGCGGCTGCTCTGACCTGAACCGCGGGTGCGGCGCGTTCTCCTCCGCAATGCAGAAGTCCCCGGCGCTTTCCGGCGCCGGGGACTTCGCGCTGAAGGGGAAAGCCCCGCTTCTACTTGTGCTCGGAGAGGTACTTCGCCACGCCTTCGGCGGTCGGAGTCATGGCGTCGTCGCCCTTCTTCCAGTTCGCCGGGCAGACCTCGCCGTGCTGCTCCAGGTGCTGCAGCGCGTCGACCAGGCGGATCATCTCGTCGATGTTCCGGCCCAGACCGAGGTTGTTGATGGTCGAGTGCTGGATGTTGCCGTCCTTGTCGATCAGGAAGGTGCCGCGCAGGGCCATGCCGCCGTCGAGCAGCACGCCGAAGTCCTGGCTGATGGTCTTCTGGAAGTCCGCGACCAGGGGGAACTGCACGTTGCCGATGCCGCCGTTCTCGACCGGGGTGTTCTTCCAGGCCCAGTGGCTGAAGTGGCTGTCGGTGCTGACGCCGATGACCTCGCAGTTGCGGCTCTTGAAGGCCTCCAGCTGCTTGTCGAAGGCGATGATCTCGGACGGGCACACGAAGGTGAAGTCCAGGGGGTAGAAGAACAGGACCACGTACTTGCCGCGGTAGTCCGAGAGCTTGAAGTCCTTCTTGAAGCTGTTGTCCGGCATCACGGCGGTGGCGGTGAAGTCGGGCGCCTCGGTCGAGACCAGCGGCACGGGAATGAAATCGAAGTCCATGTTGTCCATTGGGTTCCTTCTCCTTGGGAGGAAGGGGTCAGCAGGTTTGCGGGCCGCGGCCCGCTGCGGGAAAACGAAAACCAGGGTGCCGGGAGCCGGTGATCAGCGGCAGTCCGGGCACAGTCCGAAATACTCCAGCCGATGGGATTCGACCTTGAATCCCGCGAGCTCGGCCGGCTG contains the following coding sequences:
- a CDS encoding Tar ligand binding domain-containing protein gives rise to the protein MFSRLGIGPRIMSGFMTIVALAMVVGGVGYLGIHTVSHSLFVVAEEEAPLVDTAMEMMLNMMAAATAMDEYQLATAAVATTDADALASIRAEYEARIAEFDELAEAIVDGAVRADGTRVIATDNAELVRLVAETDEIHNGRFQPAAQALMSTGSGLLASSARRDQAMLELEGVVDEVTTDARNVGAEIARELAARADDAAIGDEALAIIREEVPLAAAANALIVAMTESRVVLEEYVQMTDPAETAPLRREFATLVGGFDEAVTAILAGGELRGRTVIATDNPAVRQAVEELDADHAEFQRYAATLMDRHDELVTGVAAMANEMEGLEAAAEATIAALARVEAAASGEMDAARVAGDRAANQSRRSMIIALAAALAAGVLIGAFVTRMISRPLNRAIVDLGNGADQVTAASGQVATASQEMARGASSQAGNLEEASAALEEMASMTRRNSEDTRRSSELAATVLSQVQGGSEAMARMSGTIDQIKTSSDDTARIIKTIDEIAFQTNLLALNAAVEAARAGDAGKGFAVVAEEVRNLAQRSAVAAKDTSALIEGAQRHAADGVRECESVATILGEVVTGVTEFEAIMGQVAAAGAQQSQGVDEIAASIAQIDAVTQGAAASSEETASASEELSAQANDFRGLVAGLERVIRGAGKEAPAAGRAALVANGSRAQSAPPPPLYRPAGAPNPTVTPLDEIDTVDYLQDEDLIEV
- a CDS encoding DNA-binding protein is translated as MKKTALTLVIALAGLLILAGCGEKATTTTHADSPAASANTGQAAAAPAANDGMWHGTIAETMDSGGYTYVLLDEGGKQKWIAGPVTKVAVGDKVTIPQGMMMANFPSKTLDRTFEEIWFVGAIYTEGSVPGGMPAMGQMPQDDTHAGMGGMGGMGSGGGANSNTIVDDAHVEGVAKAAGGYTVQEIFAQKAALAGKPVKVRGRVVKFSGNIMGTNWVHIQDGSEGDLTVTTDAVVATGDVVLVAGNLTVNKDFGAGYRYDAIIEKASVTKE
- a CDS encoding DUF1801 domain-containing protein — translated: MNSEITSYNENLEPNQRDICGLLAETIGRNLPGAESRVWHGHPVWFLDGNPIVGYSRQKPGIRLMFWSGADFDEPGLDVPGAKFRDASCFFNELSEIRKSDLKRWLKKSREIQWDYKNIVKRQGKLERLL
- a CDS encoding glucose-6-phosphate isomerase — protein: MLQKQGITLDTSRAETFLAEGAVDGLAAEVARVAAELESGRGPGSDYLGWVDLPGRIAAADLAAFRASGEKARDSEVYVVVGIGGSYLGARAVLEALGGRAAGAPEIVFAGTGLCSATLRRALDRVRDRDFRVCVISKSGTTLEPAVAFRIFRAELEHRYGRTGAATRITAVTDRARGALRGLADEQGYETFVIPDDVGGRFSVLTPVGLVPLAAAGLDIDALVAGAAAMSADCTGGGLRENPAHLYAAVRHLLYGTGFTTEVLSTFHGDLQMVQEWWKQLFGESEGKGGQGIFPASTVFTTDLHSLGQYVQDGRRDLQETFLCVRHAVGDVSVPHDAADLDGLNDLAGRPLDEINWHAYEGTRQAHLEGGVPCTSLELDRLTPHGVGALLYMFEKAVGVSGRLLGVNPFDQPGVETYKKEMFRRLGRA
- the thiI gene encoding tRNA 4-thiouridine(8) synthase ThiI, yielding MALATPIIACTYAEIALKGRNRSLFLRKLINNMQRMLADEPVARIEHVESRLLVHLDDPARAEAVAAILKRVFGLQWISPVVAVPRGEVDPELAADLAAGVEPRLTRVAEVAAALALEHRGEARNFKVETRRSDRTFALGSPRISSLVGYAVGAAIDLPGRMSHPDLTVNVLVLKENVLVFAAKLPAYGGLPFASSGRTLVLLSGGIDSPVAAWLMMRRGSRPEFVHFYSGRNVDEADVAKIKQLVGLLARYAPAPLRLHLVPVVPYEMRSIGVIEDKYDMVLFRRFMLKTAVRIAKRNSCLALVTGDSLGQVASQTLRNLGAIGPDVAMPVLRPLVGMDKLEITAWSRETGLFDTSILPYRDCCSIRSPRPVLNARPQEVLQFSEKMALHDAVTEAVAGAVHLKIGPADLPPEA
- a CDS encoding peroxiredoxin, which translates into the protein MDFDFIPVPLVSTEAPDFTATAVMPDNSFKKDFKLSDYRGKYVVLFFYPLDFTFVCPSEIIAFDKQLEAFKSRNCEVIGVSTDSHFSHWAWKNTPVENGGIGNVQFPLVADFQKTISQDFGVLLDGGMALRGTFLIDKDGNIQHSTINNLGLGRNIDEMIRLVDALQHLEQHGEVCPANWKKGDDAMTPTAEGVAKYLSEHK